GACCGGTTCCCTTGCAGTCCCTGCCTGGTTGAGATGGTAGGCTGCCCGGAGAAGCCCTGCATGCAGGCGATTTCAGTTCAGGAAGTGTTTGAAGCCTGCCGTCAGATGCTGTCGGAATCTTCAGTACATCGCAATACAAAAACTGTTCGTTAGAGGAACAATCCACTTATAAAGCAGATAAATGAGGGATGAAGCTTGTTTGAATCATTTTTTTTTGATATGCAGCAAGACATACAGCTGTTTTTATTTCCGCCGATAGTATGTGCTGCTTTTCGCGCGATTTTTATTTGGCTGTACAATCCTTATCAGAGCCTGAGGGGGCAGGAAAAGAAGATTTATCACTGCTTTCGCTATGGGTTTTGGTGGGGGATGAATTTTAACGCCTATGTGTTTCTCGTTTCGCTGGGGATCGTCACCATGCCGGGAATGTTTTTTCCCCAATGGCTGGCTTACGGCGACGGGATACGGATTGCCCTGTTGGATATTTATCTGACGTTATTGTATTTTGCCTTCATGGGGAAGCTTATTTTCTATTCTCACTTTCATGATATTTATAACTCGATTTTGTGGCTGGGGAAAAAAGCGGAAAAGCATAATCTGGCAGACGTGTTTTTCCATCAGCACCATGGTGTTTGGATTTTGCTGGGGTGTATTCCCTATTTGGTATGTTGTACGTTTCTGGTAAAGCAGTTTTTAGCTTTGCCCAATATTTCCTATCCGCATTTTTCAGCTCCGGGAGCTTATGTGTTTAACACTTTGGTAATTGCTGCTATTGGAGTGGGATTCTATTTTTTCCGCTATGGCGGATCACTGCTCCATACGAATAAACCGCGGTGGGACAGGATTCCTGACATTGTAAAAGAAGACATTTTTTTTGCCCGCGCTTCCGTCGACGACCTGATCGCTCTCAAGGAAGTCTGGCTCCGTCCCTTGCACAACTCGCTTGCTCAAACGAATGCAGAGATGGAGGCATCTATTGAAAAAATTATACCCCCATCAAGGCGGGAAACCTGGGGAAATCTGCAAAATCCCGTATATGCCTTTGAAAGAACGGCGAGGGGGGCGAAAATCAAAAAACCGCGGCATATTTTTTTGGTTGTCGGAGAAAGTTATTCGCAGCTGCCCTTTGACAGGCCGTACGAGGCGCTGCATATTGTCGACGGCGGCAGGAGGTTCCGTGAAGATTCCCATGCCGTGAGCCTTAATCATTTCCTTTCTGCCGGCGATCTGTCGCGTCCGTCGATTGTCGGTCTGATGACGGGGATTTTTGATGCCCGTCTGGAATTAAATGAAAGAGAAGGATTCTGGCGGGGAACGGTACCTACCGCTTTGCCCGTACAGCTTAAAAAGCTGGGATACGAGTCTGTATACTGGTATGGCGGCAGTGTTATACACGGGAATTTCAATCAGTTTGCCCCGGCGAACGGATTTGACCGGGTGATGTCGGCGACGGAATTTTGCGCGCCGGATGCGCCGAAAACATGGGTCGGTGTGTACGATCATGTTTTTCTGGAGACAGCGGCACAGCTGATCAGGGAAATGGATACCGGCAAGCCCGTATTTCATTTTATTTATACAACATCCAATCATGGGCCACATAAAATGAATCTGCAAAAATTGGGATATGATGCGGAGCAGATCATGCCG
The genomic region above belongs to Veillonellales bacterium and contains:
- a CDS encoding sulfatase-like hydrolase/transferase, coding for MFESFFFDMQQDIQLFLFPPIVCAAFRAIFIWLYNPYQSLRGQEKKIYHCFRYGFWWGMNFNAYVFLVSLGIVTMPGMFFPQWLAYGDGIRIALLDIYLTLLYFAFMGKLIFYSHFHDIYNSILWLGKKAEKHNLADVFFHQHHGVWILLGCIPYLVCCTFLVKQFLALPNISYPHFSAPGAYVFNTLVIAAIGVGFYFFRYGGSLLHTNKPRWDRIPDIVKEDIFFARASVDDLIALKEVWLRPLHNSLAQTNAEMEASIEKIIPPSRRETWGNLQNPVYAFERTARGAKIKKPRHIFLVVGESYSQLPFDRPYEALHIVDGGRRFREDSHAVSLNHFLSAGDLSRPSIVGLMTGIFDARLELNEREGFWRGTVPTALPVQLKKLGYESVYWYGGSVIHGNFNQFAPANGFDRVMSATEFCAPDAPKTWVGVYDHVFLETAAQLIREMDTGKPVFHFIYTTSNHGPHKMNLQKLGYDAEQIMPEAPAEIKSSRKTQQLLGTHWYSDQALSHFIEAMKRTYPDSLIIVTGDHSYIPGPLNQSSLLQRADYSFREQFCTSFMLYHQDIQQDILAGNTIGGHMHIMPTIIELIAPQGFTYYSLFPSLTEPIDQVVTPYHWLTRDAIGPQGNSFYQPLTVSAEEIPTLERDNPFTRQADDWCVLTSWLLRHTDKLEPAEQLVK